The genomic interval TCTTTTGGTGGTGATGATTCCTTCGAATGGTTTGGTGGAACTGTAAATGGAAAATATCTAGTCGCTTATAAAACGATCGATGATATGTTTGATACAGATTTTGGATACAGAGGAAATAATCAATTTTTGTTGGGTGTTTCGGATCCAAATTTGGCAGATATTTCTGGTTCCAATGGATTTGAAGCTGATAACGATGCGCAAGGTTCTACAAATCTTCCAATATCACAGTCAATTTTTAGCAACGCGACGATTATTGGACCAAGAAAAGATGCTACCAGCGTATTTAATGCAAATTTTAGAAGAGCCCTGCATTTGAGAAGAAGTACAAAACAAAGTATTCGGAACTCTGTAATTGCAGGTTTCCCTACCGGTGTTAGATTAGAGAGCACAAATTCAGAGAATTATTATTTAACTTCAAAAGAATTAAACTTAAGTAATAATATATTCTCTAATAATGGAAAATTGTTTGACTCTACTTCTATAAATACGAAAGCAATCTCGGATCAATTCATTACTGAAAATAGGATTTATTCAAACATTAATGAACTTTTACTTACAGATCCATATGGTGTACAACCAGATGCGATTCCGGGTGCAAATTCACCAGCTTTGACAGGTGCTGAATTTAATAACTTAAATCCGTATTTTGAAAGAACTACTTATGTAGGTGCATTTGGTACAAATAACTGGACAAAATGTTGGTGTGAATGGGATCCAAATTCAGCAGATTATAATTTTTCACCAATTCAATATTTTAAGGAAACGGTAGATTTTACTTCAAACTTTATAAATAATCAAACCACCTTTATTCCGAATTTAACTGGCAATTATAAATATAGCTGGGATTTTGGAGACAATACAGCATCTGATAATTCAATAAGTCCAATTCATCAGTATACAGTTTCAGGAAAATATCTTGTTACTTTGGAAATTACAAATTCTAGAGGTTGTGTTAGTAAAGTTACTAAGGAAATTAATGTAATCATTACAGCAACATCGCAATTGGAAAATATTTCCGATATTGAACTGTATCCAAATCCAAATTCTGGTGCGTTTAATTTAATGATTGTTGCTAAAAAGAATTTCCCTGCAACAATCGAACTTATAAGTGCATTTGGTACAAGTCTATATTCAAATAATGTAGATCTTGAAACAGGTAAAAACACAATTCGATTTCAGAATTTAAACCAGATTGCAAAAGGTTATTATACTGTAAGAATTATTACGAAGGAAGGTACTGATACAAAATTGGTTCTTGTAATGTAAACCCTTTCTTTATCTTTATAAAAAAAGAGGATCTAAACCGTTAGATCCTCTTTTTTTTTGTATTAGAAATTGGACACGGGATTCATTGGATGTATTTCTTGATTTCCTTAAATTCTTTTGACAGGGTTGAATTCTGATAATTTGAAAAATGATAAAATCTTTAAAACTAAATTTTAACTACAGTGTGCAGGATTTGTAATAAGGGCCCATTTTTTATGAGTTTGAAAATAAATGAAAAAATAGGCTTTCTGCTTTCTATTTAGCAATATGGCTATTCGTAGTATTTTTATGTTTGTCAGCATTAGGGTAATTTTATTTAGGCAATTTTAAATACTATAATTTGTGGAGAAAATATTTTTTCTACCCTTCAGCTATGTGAAGTTTTTTGTCAATCCAATCTTTACAGATTTCTTTTAATTGAAGAGGATCCGTAGCATGAATTGGTTCACCAAATGTGATGTTTACCGGTGTGTTTCGTTTAGAAAAGCACTTTATGAAATGTTCCACAAAATTTTGTTTTCCAATCCAGGAATCGTTTTTTTCTTTATATGAAATTGCAACCGGAAGTATTGGACAATTTGTTTTTGTTGATATTATAAATGGGCCATTTTTAAATGGGAGCGTTTTTGAAGAATTACTTGTTGTGCCCTCTGGGAAAATTAAAATGGAGTAGCCATTATAAATGTGATTTTTGATCAAATCAGTTGCATTTTTTCTGCTGCTAAGGTTGTTTCTTTCCACAAATAGTACGCCAAATAGTTTTAAAGTAAATCCAATTAATGGCCATTTAGATACTTCAATCTTGGCTAGCGGAATACAATCTACGAAGTGAAGTATAATAAGGGGATCTATATAGGATTTATGGTTGGAAATTATAATGAACTGACCTGATGGAATCGGTATATTGCATTTGATTTTTATCCCTAAAGTATCAATATAAAGTTTAGTTAGTATTTTTTTACTGTTAAATAACGATTTTTTACGAATTCGCTTTAGGGCAAATTCAAAATACAGTAGTCCGATTGAAAACAAAAATAACCATATTATGAGAACTAACCGAAAAGTACCTAATGCCAAATTTTTTGGCATCAATTATTAGAATTCTTTTGAAGTAAATTCGTAAATTCCTTTGGCATTTCTTCGTGATCTAAAATTAACAGAGCATCTAATACATTTTGAAAGTGTGGATCTTTGTTAAAAGCAATAACTTTAGCATTTTGCTTTAAATATTGTCTTAATAATACAGGAAGTTTGATGGAGTCAAATTGAATTTCTGAAATTAACTTATCGAATTTTTGAATATCCTGATCAAAATTGCGGAGGATAATGTTTTCCGAGCCTTTAGTTTTAAGAAAACGAAATGGAGAGCGAGGTTTTACAAAATTTCCATAGGTTGGATGTTTATTATATTTTGTCAAATAATCTATAATTAGTAATCTACTGATTTTAGAATATTCCTGGCTAATGCTAACAGGTCCTAAAATATATCTGTTTTGCGGGTTTTGAAAGATGTAGTTATAGAGCCCTTTCCACATAAGTAGCAGTAGCAAGTTTGATTTTTGATATGCTGGAGATATAAATGAACGCCCAAGCTCAACACTCTGTATCAATACTTCATTAAATTCATCTTTAATTTTAAATAAAGAGGAAATATAGAATCCTTTTTTTCCTAATAAAGGAATAATTTTATGTCCTTCTGCAAGTCGATAAGCACCCGCTATTTTCATATTTGTGGAATCCCAAATAAATAGATGTTTATAAAATGGGTCGTAAGAATCTAAATCAACTTTTAGTCCCGTACCTTCCTTTGCTTTGCGAAATGTTTCTTCTCTTAACCTGCCAATTTCCAGCATGGTATTCGGAATTTTATTAAAATCAGTAATGTATATTTCAAATTCATTTAAACTGATAATTTTACTAGTAGGGTCTAAATTTTGGATTTCCTGAGCGATGACTTTTTTAGGTATTTCCTGGATTATTTCTTGTTGCGTGTCATTTATTTTGAAAAAATATTTTATTTTTTTGGTGGCTAATTCAGAATCTGGTCTGTTTAAAATTTTTAATCTGTTAATCAAATATTTTTTTAGATCGATGGACTTGTCAAAGCCAGTAATATCTTTTTCATCTATCAAATGACTTATTCTAAGTAGCAAAGTGGATTTTTCAATTTTAGTATTCCGTCCTGCTTTAAGACTTGTCTTTAAGACTTTTAGGATTGATTTGAATAGATGAGATTTGTCTGAAATGAGATTGCACAGCAGTACTGGTTGATTTAATTTGAGGATACTTTTTATGATTTTAGATTCTAGTTTAATTTTTATTAGAATTTCTTTCAAGTCGGAGTATGTAAAGGAACCATTTATATGGACTTGGTAAATTATAATTTTAGGAGCGTTAGTATCGAATGTGACAATTTTATTTTCAGTTAGACTAATTTCTTCTGCCGAAGGTTTTATTTTGTTATTTGTAGAAAATTCAGCGGTTGAAATAGAATGTGATGGATTTGCTTTTTTCAATTCTTCTATCAAGCAATTTAATTTATTGGGATCATCCGTTTTATTACATAAGACAGTAAAATTATTTTTTGGTCCTTTGAGTCGTTTAAAGTCCTCTTTAGAAATATAGTAATCCAACAATTTATTTTTATTCATGTAAACTCGTCATTGTATTCAACTATCAAATTTAATATCCTTTTAATACTTTGATCTACTTCTAATAATATTATACTTATAATTTACAATATCATAATATTCACTTAAAGATGGATTTACAATCCTGTATTTAGTTAATATAAATTGCGTATATATTTAATAAATAAGTAATATGTAAAATCAATATTTATATTGGCTTACATCTATTTTTGTGTGTGAATTTTTTAAAATTTAATACGCATAGAATGGCCACAAATTCAAGTAATTTTTTAGTTTGGATATTTTTATTTCTTGCAATTCAGTTAGAAGCTGGTAAACGAAAAGTATTATTAATTGGAATAGATGGTGTACGATCTGATGTCTTACAAATTGCAAGAACACCAAATATTGATTTTATTGCAGAAAATGGATTTGGTACTTTTGAATCATGGCATCAGGATATCACGATCTCTGCTCCTTCCTGGTCTAGTATATTGTGTGGAGTATATCATAATAAACACGGTGTATTGAACAATTCATTTAACGGAAGTCGATATGATAAATACCCAATGCTGTGTACCTTAGGTAAACAAGTTAATCCAGATTTGAAATTTGGGATGTATATGGAGTGGTCTAAGTTTAGAAGAGTCAATGAATCATTGGGTTGGGATCAAATTATTACTGGGAGTTTAGGAAGAACAGAGAAAACGACGACAGAAGCAAAAGAGTGGGTGGTTTCAACGGATTTAGATTTTTATTTTGTATATTTAGCGGCAGCGGATCTCATCGGGCATATTTTAGGTTTTAGTCAATACAATCCATTTTATGTAAATGCAATTGAAAATATTGATCATTCTGTAGGTGTGTTAATTAATGCTTTAAAGGAAAGACCTCAATATATGGAAGAGGACTGGTTGATTTTAGTTACAACAGATCATGGTGGTCAATTATTGAATCATGGAGGCTATTCTCAAGCGGAACGCCAGGTATTTTGGTTTGCTTACAATGATAGAATAAAGCAATGTTTGCAAATAGGTGTTGATATGGGTAATTGCAATGATATATCCAATCCAATTTGTTTTCCTGTCAGACCTGCATGCCCGGTACAACCAGATATAGCGGTAACCGCATTACATCATTTATTGTATGACCAAGGATGGAAACCAGAATGTAATGATGCGTGGAGTTTAGATGGTTATTCTTGGTTATCCAGTATGGGTCTTGACTGTGATAAAAATTATAATCCAGTTTTGGTTGTGAATGATCAGTGGTAAATTATTTTACGTGAATGAATTATTTTGATAATACGATTGTAATGCTTTACCTATAAGATTAATTATTTAGTAATATTCATTTAATAACTTAGTCGAGCAATAACTCATAATTTTGCGTGATATGGAAAGAATATTAAATGCCGTTGTTTTATCTGATGTACATTTGGGTACCTTTGGTTGTCAAGCTCGTGAATTATTAAATTATTTGCAGTCTATACAACCTGAAGTTCTTATTCTGAATGGAGACTTTATTGATGGTTGGCAGTTTACGAAAAGATATTTTCCACCGGTACATATACAAGTTATATATGAAGTGATGAAAATGGCAATGAATGGAACGAAAGTATATTATCTTTCTGGAAACCATGATGAGTTTATTCGAAAATTTATTCCATTTTATTCTGGTAATATTTATTTTAGAGATCAACTTGAATTAGAAATTGATGGGAAAAGGCATTTATTTTTCCATGGAGATGCATTTGATTTTTCTATTCAAATGTCCCCATTATTAGCTAAAATGGGAGGATTCGGATATGACAATTTAATTCGAATGAACACGATTATTAATGCCATTCGATTAAAATTAGGATTTGAAAGAATTTCATTTGCACATTCTGTAAAATCCAAAATTAAACAAGCCATTAATTTTATTAAAAACTTTGAAGAACAAGCTGTTGAATATGGCATAAGTAAAAATGCGCAGTTTGTAATTTGTGGACATATTCATATTCCCAATATCGTTCATGTTGAAAAAAATGCTAAAAAAATATGTTACATGAATTCCGGTGATTGGGTAGAAAATTTAAGTGCACTGGAATATAAAAATGGCAATTGGTCACTGTATACTTATGATGAAATGGAATTTCAATACTTAAATCGACATTTAATCTACAGAGAAAAGCCAGCTAAAGTATTCAATGACTTAGTTTCAAGAAGTGAAGTCCTTATTTAATGAGTTCAACCTCTTCTTTTTCAAGTATTATTTTATAGCCGACCCCTTTAATAGACTTTATAAGGGATTTATCAATTTTTCGCCTTAGTTGCACAATATGTACATCTACGGTGCGATCATTCGAATTGGGTTGTGCGCCCCACACTTGATTAAAAATTTGTTCTCTTGTATAAACCCTTCCAGGTTCTTGGCATAAGTGCCACAAAATTTGAAATTCTCTTCTAGTAAGATCTTTGATTTGAATCTGATCTTTAATTACAACATGCCGTAGACTATCAACTATCATTTTCATTCTTAGGTTTAGGCATTATTAGTGAGACGTTATTTAATATTATTCTTTGGGGCAAAGTTAGTCTTGTCTAGAGGCAGTGAAGATGCTTTTAAAATTATGAAATCATTAAATTAATGTAAAGAAATTGATTTCGGAGGATTCTGTCTTCAGCCTGTTCGTTTTATTCAGTTGGAATGTATATTTGAAATGGTTAAATGTAATTTTATGCTAAAGCAATAGCAGAAAGCACCATTCAACTAAAATTCGAACATAGCCGAATATAGATTTTCACGATTATAGTACTAAAGTGCACCGGAATAAATAATCTAGAGTGAAACTAGAACTAAAGATTGCCATATGACTAATTAAATTGAGATCAATATTAATTAGTTTATCAAATCCATCTCTTTTTTTAATCTGTCGAAATTTCCTAATGTCATTTGAACTAATGGGAGCCGGAATATATTTTCACATAATCCTAAATAATGTGCTCCTGCTTTGACACCTGCAGGATTTCCATCAATATAGAGCCATTTATGGAGATCAAATAATCGCAGGTTTATTTCTTGGGCTTCAGAAAAGTTTCCTTGCATTGCAAAACGGATCATATCTGAAAACAACTTAGGATATATATTGGCAATAACAGAAATTACTCCATCACCTCCGATACCTATAAGACCTAAGGCTAAAGGATCATCTCCTGATAAAACTAAAAAATGATCTGGCTTTTCTTTAATTATTTTTGTTGCCTGTGTCAAATCACCAGAAGCTTCTTTAACAGCGGCAAATTTTGAAGAAGCATGTGCTAATCTCAAGGTAGTTTCAGGCAAAATATTGGAAGCAGTTCTGCCGGGTACATTATAAATAATGATCGGTAAAGGACTGTGTTCTGCAATTTCCATGTAATGTTGAAAAATACCTTCTTGAGAAGGTTTGTTATAAGCAGGGCTGCTTGATAAAATTGCTGAAATACCTTCGGTATTTAAAATTTGAATTTCTTTAACTAATTCAAGCGTATTGTTTCCACCGAATCCTGCAACAACAGGAATTCTATTATTTG from Saprospiraceae bacterium carries:
- a CDS encoding 1-acyl-sn-glycerol-3-phosphate acyltransferase → MFSIGLLYFEFALKRIRKKSLFNSKKILTKLYIDTLGIKIKCNIPIPSGQFIIISNHKSYIDPLIILHFVDCIPLAKIEVSKWPLIGFTLKLFGVLFVERNNLSSRKNATDLIKNHIYNGYSILIFPEGTTSNSSKTLPFKNGPFIISTKTNCPILPVAISYKEKNDSWIGKQNFVEHFIKCFSKRNTPVNITFGEPIHATDPLQLKEICKDWIDKKLHIAEG
- a CDS encoding GNAT family N-acetyltransferase, with the translated sequence MNKNKLLDYYISKEDFKRLKGPKNNFTVLCNKTDDPNKLNCLIEELKKANPSHSISTAEFSTNNKIKPSAEEISLTENKIVTFDTNAPKIIIYQVHINGSFTYSDLKEILIKIKLESKIIKSILKLNQPVLLCNLISDKSHLFKSILKVLKTSLKAGRNTKIEKSTLLLRISHLIDEKDITGFDKSIDLKKYLINRLKILNRPDSELATKKIKYFFKINDTQQEIIQEIPKKVIAQEIQNLDPTSKIISLNEFEIYITDFNKIPNTMLEIGRLREETFRKAKEGTGLKVDLDSYDPFYKHLFIWDSTNMKIAGAYRLAEGHKIIPLLGKKGFYISSLFKIKDEFNEVLIQSVELGRSFISPAYQKSNLLLLLMWKGLYNYIFQNPQNRYILGPVSISQEYSKISRLLIIDYLTKYNKHPTYGNFVKPRSPFRFLKTKGSENIILRNFDQDIQKFDKLISEIQFDSIKLPVLLRQYLKQNAKVIAFNKDPHFQNVLDALLILDHEEMPKEFTNLLQKNSNN
- a CDS encoding alkaline phosphatase family protein; the encoded protein is MATNSSNFLVWIFLFLAIQLEAGKRKVLLIGIDGVRSDVLQIARTPNIDFIAENGFGTFESWHQDITISAPSWSSILCGVYHNKHGVLNNSFNGSRYDKYPMLCTLGKQVNPDLKFGMYMEWSKFRRVNESLGWDQIITGSLGRTEKTTTEAKEWVVSTDLDFYFVYLAAADLIGHILGFSQYNPFYVNAIENIDHSVGVLINALKERPQYMEEDWLILVTTDHGGQLLNHGGYSQAERQVFWFAYNDRIKQCLQIGVDMGNCNDISNPICFPVRPACPVQPDIAVTALHHLLYDQGWKPECNDAWSLDGYSWLSSMGLDCDKNYNPVLVVNDQW
- a CDS encoding UDP-2,3-diacylglucosamine diphosphatase — encoded protein: MERILNAVVLSDVHLGTFGCQARELLNYLQSIQPEVLILNGDFIDGWQFTKRYFPPVHIQVIYEVMKMAMNGTKVYYLSGNHDEFIRKFIPFYSGNIYFRDQLELEIDGKRHLFFHGDAFDFSIQMSPLLAKMGGFGYDNLIRMNTIINAIRLKLGFERISFAHSVKSKIKQAINFIKNFEEQAVEYGISKNAQFVICGHIHIPNIVHVEKNAKKICYMNSGDWVENLSALEYKNGNWSLYTYDEMEFQYLNRHLIYREKPAKVFNDLVSRSEVLI
- a CDS encoding winged helix-turn-helix domain-containing protein — its product is MKMIVDSLRHVVIKDQIQIKDLTRREFQILWHLCQEPGRVYTREQIFNQVWGAQPNSNDRTVDVHIVQLRRKIDKSLIKSIKGVGYKIILEKEEVELIK
- a CDS encoding 4-hydroxy-tetrahydrodipicolinate synthase, which translates into the protein MKSNYSFLKGTGVALITPFDANGQIKFEDLSKIIEHCIAGGVDYLVSMGTTGESATLSYEERISVIQHTIKISNNRIPVVAGFGGNNTLELVKEIQILNTEGISAILSSSPAYNKPSQEGIFQHYMEIAEHSPLPIIIYNVPGRTASNILPETTLRLAHASSKFAAVKEASGDLTQATKIIKEKPDHFLVLSGDDPLALGLIGIGGDGVISVIANIYPKLFSDMIRFAMQGNFSEAQEINLRLFDLHKWLYIDGNPAGVKAGAHYLGLCENIFRLPLVQMTLGNFDRLKKEMDLIN